A single window of Pseudoduganella plicata DNA harbors:
- a CDS encoding L,D-transpeptidase family protein: MKKSLLTLLLAAPLVHAAQSQSPQPAPVPAPVAQSQPQGTQSADPQSPDLRAQILLDRAHFSSGQIDGKYGSNLKQALMGFQKSRGLQATGKLDQATLDALDDHKPVLATHTITDADAQGPYHKVPESMMEKAKLPALGYGSIEEALGERFHASPALLQQLNPGKNFARAGEQVIVPNVHAAAPMPAASRIVVDDSDRTLSLLDDSGKVVAQFPASTGSEHDPLPIGEWKVNGVGRNPDYNYNPKLFWDAKPGDTKAKIKPGPNNPVGVVWIDLSKEHYGIHGTPEPSMIGKTESHGCIRLTNWDAAKLADVVKPGFPVILQD, translated from the coding sequence ATGAAAAAGTCACTTCTCACCCTGCTCCTCGCCGCGCCGCTCGTACACGCCGCGCAATCGCAATCCCCACAGCCTGCGCCTGTCCCCGCGCCGGTGGCACAAAGCCAGCCGCAAGGAACCCAGTCGGCCGATCCGCAATCGCCAGACCTGCGCGCCCAGATCCTGCTGGACCGCGCGCACTTCTCGTCCGGCCAGATCGACGGCAAGTACGGCAGCAACCTGAAGCAGGCGCTGATGGGGTTCCAGAAGTCGCGCGGCCTGCAGGCCACGGGCAAGCTGGACCAGGCGACACTGGACGCGCTGGACGATCACAAGCCCGTGCTGGCCACCCATACGATCACGGATGCCGATGCCCAGGGCCCTTACCACAAGGTGCCGGAATCGATGATGGAAAAAGCCAAGCTGCCCGCACTGGGCTACGGCAGCATCGAGGAAGCGCTGGGCGAGCGGTTCCACGCCAGCCCGGCCCTGCTGCAGCAACTAAATCCCGGCAAGAACTTCGCCCGTGCGGGCGAGCAGGTCATCGTGCCGAACGTGCATGCCGCCGCGCCGATGCCGGCCGCGTCGCGCATCGTGGTCGATGATTCGGACCGCACATTGTCCCTGCTCGACGACAGTGGCAAGGTCGTTGCCCAGTTCCCCGCCAGCACCGGCAGCGAGCACGACCCGTTGCCCATCGGCGAATGGAAGGTGAACGGCGTCGGCCGCAACCCCGACTACAACTACAACCCGAAACTGTTCTGGGACGCGAAGCCGGGCGACACCAAAGCGAAAATCAAGCCGGGCCCGAACAACCCGGTCGGCGTCGTCTGGATCGACCTGTCGAAAGAGCATTACGGCATCCACGGCACACCTGAGCCGTCAATGATCGGCAAGACGGAGTCGCACGGCTGCATCCGCCTGACGAACTGGGACGCCGCCAAACTGGCCGACGTCGTCAAGCCGGGATTCCCCGTCATCCTGCAGGACTGA